The proteins below are encoded in one region of Xenopus laevis strain J_2021 chromosome 8L, Xenopus_laevis_v10.1, whole genome shotgun sequence:
- the LOC121397076 gene encoding probable serine/threonine-protein kinase DDB_G0277449 yields the protein MKESGKKLKILYATLQNLNVAIAQKDPEIHPGSPHDPPTNAPEDSCVRDESPAVALTPEEPATTSERDTTAQDPAPALPLAVTEGSEMSADEVNIGSTHPENTAEDFPPAVTTEPEVLHLTNCTLQDFTQRGFLGEGGFGKVLHVQHTASKRSYALKILKKQKITTLRDVERILVEKRVALTAAVHPFTVDLHATFQSDHHLFFLMEYVAGGCLRTLLERERKIWTTEDYVRFYAACTVLAISYLHENGIIHRACSTRA from the exons ATGAAGGAGTCGGGGAAAAAGCTGAAAATTCTTTATGCCACCCTTCAAAACCTGAATGTGGCAATTGCACAGAAGGACCCTGAGATTCACCCAGGTTCTCCCCATGACCCACCAACAAATGCCCCAGAGGATTCCTGTGTTAGGGATGAGTCACCAGCAGTTGCCTTGACACCGGAAGAACCAGCCACCACAAGTGAGAGGGACACCACGGCACAAGATCCAGCACCAGCACTGCCACTGGCTGTCACTGAGGGCAG TGAGATGTCTGCGGATGAAGTGAACATCGGCTCAACTCATCCAGAAAACACAGCAGAAGACTTTCCACCGGCTGTGACGACGGAACCAGA agttttgcaTTTGACCAACTGCACTCTGCAAGACTTCACCCAACGAGGTTTCCTAGGCGAGGGCGGATTTGGGAAG GTTCTCCATGTGCAACACACGGCATCAAAAAGATCGTATGCCCTGAAGatcctaaaaaaacagaagaTCACCACCTTAAGGGATGTTGAAAG GATTTTGGTCGAGAAACGGGTCGCTCTCACAGCAGCTGTCCACCCCTTCACCGTGGATCTACATGCCACCTTCCAGTCAGACCACCATCTCTTCTTCCTCATGGAGTATGTCGCTGGAGGCTGCTTAAGGACTCTCCTGGAGAGGGAACGTAAAATTTGGACAACGGAGGACTACGTAC GTTTCTATGCTGCGTGCACAGTGCTGGCCATCTCCTATTTGCACGAAAATGGTATCATACACCG AGCTTGCTCCACAAGAGCATGA